In Rubrivirga marina, the following are encoded in one genomic region:
- a CDS encoding CDC48 family AAA ATPase has protein sequence MAEVPTQTDTVRLQVAGAQNPDFGKSIARLSQEALTELGVSPGAIVELRGPKNTTAAIAFPPYPADAGLGIIRLDGLVRANAGVSMGDHVEVAVARVQPAARVTLAPAQPGVRLQGRGQALLRTLLGRPLVTGDTVSTSVYRSQPGPQDGIPGLPPEVAQRLFGQQRAFGLQEIRLIVTSTSPRGIVQVTEQTEIELLPEYQEPSDGEPPIGITYDDIGGLGDTVDQVREMIELPLKHPELFARLGIDPPKGVLLYGPPGTGKTLLARAVANETNAHFSVINGPEIMGRYYGESEGRLREVFEEAEAQAPAIIFIDEIDSIAPARDETGEAERRVVAQLLTLLDGLEARGNVVVIGATNRPDAIDEALRRPGRFDREIVIGVPDTQGRREILNIHTRGMPLAEGVDLETLARTTYGFVGADLGALAREAAISALRRVLPGLDLDLDEIPAEVLDELVVTDDDFGDAIKRVQPSALREIQIQVPNVGWNDIGGLEETKQQLQEGIELPLKHPDAFRRLGIRQARGFLLFGPPGNGKTLLAKAVAREAEANFIATKSSDLLSKWVGESEKQVSKLFKRARQVSPTVIFIDEIDALAPARGGSFGDSNVTERVVNTLLAEMDGLEELQGVVVVGATNRPTLLDPALLRPGRFDEIVYVPVPDQEGRRRILEIQTGAMPLADDVDLDSLAERTERFSGADLENLVRKAGLLALRADLDTETVTSSDFERALEDTRPSVTPEVEKEYERMRKQLKQEDPRGSRPIGFQIATSDGNGAS, from the coding sequence ATGGCCGAAGTCCCGACTCAGACCGACACCGTCCGGCTCCAGGTGGCCGGCGCCCAAAACCCCGACTTCGGCAAGAGCATCGCTCGGCTGAGCCAGGAGGCGCTGACCGAGCTCGGCGTCTCGCCCGGCGCCATCGTCGAGCTCCGTGGGCCGAAAAATACGACGGCCGCCATCGCCTTCCCGCCCTACCCCGCCGACGCCGGGCTCGGGATCATCCGCCTCGACGGCCTCGTCCGCGCCAACGCCGGCGTGTCGATGGGCGACCACGTCGAGGTCGCCGTCGCGCGCGTCCAGCCGGCGGCGAGGGTGACGCTGGCGCCGGCCCAGCCGGGCGTCCGCCTCCAGGGCCGCGGCCAGGCGCTCCTCCGGACGCTCCTCGGCCGCCCGCTCGTGACCGGCGACACGGTCTCGACGAGCGTCTACCGCAGCCAGCCCGGCCCGCAGGACGGGATCCCCGGCCTCCCGCCCGAGGTCGCGCAGCGCCTGTTCGGCCAGCAGCGGGCGTTCGGGCTCCAGGAGATCCGCCTCATCGTGACGAGCACGAGCCCGCGCGGGATCGTCCAGGTCACGGAGCAGACCGAGATCGAGCTCCTCCCGGAGTACCAGGAGCCCAGCGACGGCGAGCCGCCCATCGGCATCACCTACGACGACATCGGCGGCCTCGGCGACACGGTCGACCAGGTCCGCGAGATGATCGAGCTCCCGCTCAAGCACCCCGAGCTGTTCGCCCGCCTCGGCATCGACCCGCCGAAGGGCGTGCTCCTCTACGGACCGCCCGGGACCGGCAAGACGCTGCTGGCGCGCGCCGTCGCCAACGAGACGAACGCCCACTTCTCGGTCATCAACGGGCCCGAGATCATGGGCCGGTACTACGGCGAGAGCGAGGGCCGCCTCCGCGAGGTGTTCGAGGAGGCCGAAGCGCAGGCGCCGGCCATCATCTTCATCGACGAGATCGACTCGATCGCGCCGGCGCGCGACGAGACCGGCGAGGCCGAGCGCCGCGTCGTCGCCCAGCTCCTGACGCTCCTCGACGGGCTGGAGGCCCGCGGCAACGTCGTCGTGATCGGCGCGACGAACCGGCCGGACGCCATCGACGAGGCGCTCCGCCGGCCGGGCCGGTTCGACCGCGAGATCGTGATCGGCGTGCCGGACACGCAGGGCCGCCGGGAGATCCTCAACATCCACACCCGAGGGATGCCGCTCGCCGAGGGCGTCGACCTCGAGACGCTCGCGCGGACGACCTACGGGTTCGTCGGGGCCGACCTCGGCGCGCTGGCGCGTGAGGCCGCCATCTCTGCGCTCCGGCGCGTCCTCCCCGGGCTCGACCTCGACCTGGACGAGATCCCGGCCGAGGTCCTCGACGAGCTCGTCGTAACGGACGACGACTTCGGGGACGCCATCAAGCGGGTCCAGCCGAGCGCGCTCCGCGAGATCCAGATCCAGGTCCCGAACGTCGGCTGGAACGACATCGGCGGGCTGGAGGAGACGAAGCAGCAGCTCCAGGAAGGTATCGAGCTCCCGCTCAAGCACCCCGACGCGTTCCGCCGGCTCGGCATCCGCCAGGCCCGTGGCTTCCTCCTCTTTGGGCCTCCCGGCAACGGGAAGACGCTCCTCGCGAAGGCCGTCGCCCGCGAGGCCGAGGCCAACTTTATCGCGACGAAGTCGAGCGACCTGCTGAGCAAGTGGGTCGGCGAAAGCGAGAAGCAGGTGTCGAAGCTTTTCAAGCGCGCCCGCCAGGTCTCGCCGACGGTCATCTTCATCGACGAGATCGACGCGCTGGCGCCGGCCCGCGGCGGCTCGTTCGGCGACTCGAACGTGACCGAGCGCGTGGTCAACACGCTGCTCGCGGAGATGGACGGGCTCGAAGAGCTCCAGGGCGTCGTGGTCGTCGGCGCGACGAACCGGCCGACGCTCCTCGACCCGGCGCTCCTCCGCCCGGGCCGGTTCGACGAGATCGTGTACGTGCCGGTGCCCGACCAGGAGGGCCGCCGCCGGATCCTCGAGATCCAGACCGGCGCCATGCCGCTCGCCGACGACGTCGACCTCGATTCTCTCGCCGAGCGGACCGAGCGGTTCTCCGGGGCCGACCTCGAGAACCTCGTCCGGAAGGCCGGCCTGCTGGCGCTCCGCGCCGACCTCGACACCGAGACCGTCACCTCTAGCGACTTCGAGCGGGCGCTCGAGGACACGCGGCCGAGCGTGACGCCGGAGGTCGAGAAGGAGTACGAGCGGATGCGGAAGCAGCTCAAGCAGGAGGACCCGCGCGGCAGCCGCCCCATTGGCTTCCAGATCGCGACGAGCGACGGGAACGGCGCCTCCTGA
- a CDS encoding TonB-dependent receptor: MTSPRFLLAVALALLGGAVSAQSLSGRVTDAATGDPLPGAAVRLPTLDRAAATDADGRFSIPDLPSDTATVVVSFVGYEPFRDVIGVPRTVPLDVRLAPAEDVLDEVEVTADEAQERLGRDTRAVDVLDAEDLEELRGASLGETLARLNGVTSLSTGPTIQKPVVRGLHSDRVLILENGVRQEGQQWGGEHAPEIDPFAAGRIEVVKGAAGVEYGAGAIGGVVRIDDPDLVFEPGVGGDLSLQAFSNSGQGAGSAVVEGASEALPGFAWRLQGSVRRAGDARTPDVVIRNSAFAEAAGHLTLGYRRGPLEVDGHLRRYTTELGIYKGSHFGNLRNLEEIIARGGPDPAWDYQFSYEIEAPKQAVTHDVASLHAHTTFGDGHHVDAQYAVQNNRRQEFDAHGRFEETPGEAPSFDLSLLTQSVDLKVEPNVSDRARLTVGLQARTQLNENGETGFLVPNFRAYDGGLFAHGSFAATGRLTLDAGLRLDARTQRAFPRDVETRGFADVRRTFVGGAAVLGGLYSLGEHWSIAGNVGSAWRPPNVSELYSFGVHHGTAQFEIGDPDLGVERSLDVNATLRHESEHVSAEVAGYVNHVFDYVYALEQPDPTVTIRGTFPTYAYTHTDARLAGVDAQVEIRPLDWLDLGARASVLRADNLDLGGPLYGVPSDRFGGHVRVEPGRALGLDGLFAEADVQHVTRQDRVQPGAYLAAPYPPGYTLVGLRLGGTVDWVGAPFRVQLGVQNLFDVRYRDALGRFRYFVDEPGRNVTLRVAVPLG, encoded by the coding sequence ATGACCTCCCCCCGCTTTCTCCTGGCGGTCGCGCTGGCCCTCCTGGGCGGCGCGGTCTCCGCCCAATCCCTCTCCGGCCGCGTGACCGACGCGGCCACCGGCGACCCGCTCCCCGGCGCCGCCGTCCGCCTGCCCACGCTGGACCGCGCGGCGGCCACCGACGCCGACGGCCGCTTTTCGATTCCCGACCTCCCCTCCGACACCGCGACCGTCGTCGTGAGCTTCGTCGGCTACGAGCCGTTCCGTGACGTGATCGGGGTGCCGCGGACGGTGCCGCTCGACGTCCGCCTCGCGCCGGCGGAGGACGTGCTCGACGAGGTCGAGGTCACCGCCGACGAGGCGCAAGAGCGCCTCGGGCGCGACACGCGCGCCGTCGACGTGCTCGACGCCGAGGACCTCGAGGAGCTCCGCGGCGCCTCGCTCGGCGAGACGCTCGCCCGGCTCAACGGCGTCACGTCGCTCTCGACCGGCCCGACGATCCAGAAGCCCGTCGTCCGCGGGCTCCACTCCGACCGCGTGCTGATCCTCGAGAACGGGGTCCGCCAAGAGGGCCAGCAGTGGGGCGGCGAGCACGCGCCCGAGATCGACCCGTTCGCGGCCGGGCGGATCGAGGTGGTCAAGGGCGCGGCCGGCGTCGAGTACGGGGCCGGCGCCATCGGCGGCGTCGTCCGGATCGACGACCCGGACCTCGTGTTCGAGCCGGGCGTCGGGGGCGACCTCTCGCTGCAGGCGTTCTCGAACAGCGGCCAGGGCGCCGGCTCGGCGGTCGTCGAGGGCGCCTCCGAGGCGCTGCCCGGGTTCGCGTGGCGGCTCCAGGGCTCGGTCCGCCGCGCCGGCGACGCCCGGACGCCCGACGTCGTCATCCGCAACTCGGCGTTCGCCGAGGCCGCGGGGCACCTCACGCTCGGCTACCGCCGCGGCCCGCTCGAGGTCGACGGCCACCTCCGCCGGTACACCACCGAGCTCGGGATCTACAAGGGCTCCCACTTCGGCAACCTCCGCAACCTCGAAGAGATCATCGCCCGCGGCGGGCCGGACCCGGCGTGGGACTACCAGTTCTCGTACGAGATCGAGGCCCCGAAGCAGGCCGTCACGCACGACGTGGCGAGCCTCCACGCCCACACGACGTTCGGCGACGGGCACCACGTCGACGCGCAGTACGCGGTCCAGAACAACCGCCGCCAGGAGTTCGACGCGCACGGGCGGTTCGAGGAGACGCCGGGCGAGGCGCCCTCGTTCGACCTCTCGCTCCTCACGCAATCGGTCGATCTCAAGGTCGAGCCGAACGTCTCGGACCGGGCGCGGCTCACGGTCGGACTCCAGGCGCGGACGCAGCTCAACGAGAACGGCGAGACGGGCTTCCTCGTCCCCAACTTCCGGGCGTACGACGGCGGCCTCTTCGCCCACGGCTCGTTCGCGGCGACGGGCCGGCTGACGCTCGACGCCGGCCTCCGCCTCGACGCGCGGACGCAGCGGGCCTTCCCGCGCGACGTCGAGACGCGCGGGTTCGCCGACGTCCGCCGGACGTTCGTCGGCGGCGCGGCCGTCCTCGGCGGCCTGTACTCGCTAGGCGAGCACTGGAGCATCGCCGGCAACGTGGGCAGCGCGTGGCGCCCGCCGAACGTGAGCGAGCTGTACTCGTTCGGCGTCCACCACGGGACGGCCCAGTTCGAGATCGGCGACCCGGACCTCGGCGTCGAGCGGAGCCTCGACGTCAACGCCACGCTCCGCCACGAGAGCGAGCACGTGAGCGCCGAGGTCGCGGGCTACGTCAACCACGTGTTCGACTACGTCTACGCGCTCGAGCAGCCGGACCCGACGGTCACGATCCGGGGCACCTTCCCGACCTACGCCTACACGCACACCGACGCCCGGCTGGCGGGCGTCGACGCGCAGGTCGAGATCCGCCCGCTCGACTGGCTCGACCTCGGCGCGCGGGCGTCGGTCCTCCGGGCCGACAACCTCGACCTCGGCGGCCCGCTCTACGGCGTCCCGTCGGACCGCTTCGGCGGACACGTCCGCGTCGAGCCGGGCCGCGCGCTCGGCCTCGACGGCCTCTTCGCCGAGGCCGACGTCCAGCACGTGACGCGGCAGGACCGGGTCCAGCCCGGGGCCTACCTCGCCGCGCCGTACCCGCCCGGCTACACGCTCGTCGGGCTCCGCCTCGGCGGGACCGTCGACTGGGTCGGAGCCCCGTTCCGGGTCCAGCTCGGCGTCCAGAACCTGTTCGACGTCCGGTACCGCGACGCCCTCGGGCGCTTCCGCTACTTCGTCGACGAGCCCGGCCGCAACGTCACGCTCCGCGTGGCGGTCCCGCTCGGCTAG
- the flgG gene encoding flagellar basal-body rod protein FlgG: MLRALRTAALGMSAQQTSVDNTANNLANANTTGFKRNRVAFQDLLYQRVRAAGGEDGAAGAPASLQMGHGALAVATVATFTQGGLSETGNALDLAINGDGFFAVQMPDGSRSYTRDGAFTLTADGLLVTQSGFALDPGIEVPPDALEVQVQADGTVRALLPGETEPVELGQVELSRFQNPAGLRALGGNLFAETEGSGAPVIAPPGEDGLGTIQQGFLEGSNVDVVQEMVDLIAAQRAYEMNSKMVQAGEEMLQIANGVKR; the protein is encoded by the coding sequence ATGCTCCGCGCCCTCCGCACCGCCGCCCTCGGCATGAGCGCTCAACAAACGAGCGTCGACAACACGGCGAACAACCTCGCCAACGCCAACACGACCGGGTTCAAGCGGAACCGGGTCGCCTTCCAGGACCTCCTGTACCAGCGCGTCCGCGCGGCGGGCGGCGAGGACGGGGCGGCCGGCGCGCCGGCCTCGCTCCAGATGGGCCACGGCGCCCTCGCCGTCGCCACCGTCGCGACGTTCACGCAGGGCGGCCTCAGCGAGACCGGCAACGCGCTCGACCTCGCCATCAACGGCGACGGCTTCTTCGCCGTCCAGATGCCCGACGGCAGCCGCTCCTACACCCGCGACGGCGCGTTCACGCTGACGGCCGACGGGCTCCTCGTGACCCAGAGCGGGTTCGCGCTCGACCCCGGCATCGAGGTCCCGCCCGACGCGCTCGAGGTCCAGGTCCAGGCCGACGGGACGGTCCGCGCCTTGCTGCCCGGCGAGACCGAGCCGGTCGAGCTGGGGCAGGTCGAGCTGTCGCGGTTCCAGAACCCGGCCGGGCTCCGCGCGCTCGGCGGCAACCTGTTCGCCGAGACCGAGGGGAGCGGGGCGCCCGTCATCGCACCGCCCGGCGAGGACGGCCTCGGCACGATCCAGCAGGGCTTCCTCGAGGGCTCCAACGTCGACGTCGTCCAGGAGATGGTGGACCTCATCGCGGCCCAGAGGGCCTACGAGATGAACTCGAAGATGGTGCAGGCCGGCGAGGAGATGCTCCAGATCGCCAACGGCGTCAAGCGATGA
- a CDS encoding flagellar hook-basal body protein, whose amino-acid sequence MLLRLRNAAASMAELAQRQDRVANNLANAGTVGYRRDQAFATALRERIDAEGAPQSTRVGGQVADLAPGEFIQTGNALDLALDGDGFFAIQDADGRTRLTRAGAFVLDGDGTVRSPQGHLLLRDDGTPLTLPPSGGEIAVDTAGDVTVGGVLAGRVQTVAVEDPGQLARLDGATFDGTGLALAPAEARVRQGFLEGSNVDAVGEMVELMNHVRLFESQQKALRTTDETLGAVTRDLGTF is encoded by the coding sequence ATGCTCCTCCGCCTCCGCAACGCCGCCGCCTCCATGGCCGAGCTGGCCCAGCGCCAGGACCGCGTCGCGAACAACCTCGCCAACGCGGGCACCGTCGGCTACCGCCGCGACCAGGCCTTCGCGACGGCGCTCCGCGAGCGGATCGACGCCGAGGGCGCGCCGCAAAGCACCCGCGTCGGCGGGCAGGTCGCCGACCTCGCGCCGGGCGAGTTCATCCAGACCGGCAACGCGCTCGACCTCGCGCTCGACGGCGACGGCTTCTTCGCCATCCAGGACGCCGACGGCCGGACGCGCCTCACGCGCGCCGGCGCGTTCGTCCTCGACGGTGACGGGACCGTCCGCTCGCCGCAGGGCCACCTCCTCCTCCGCGACGACGGGACGCCGCTGACGCTCCCGCCCTCCGGCGGCGAGATCGCCGTCGACACGGCCGGCGACGTCACCGTCGGCGGCGTCCTGGCCGGGCGGGTCCAGACGGTCGCCGTCGAAGACCCGGGTCAGCTAGCCCGCCTCGACGGGGCCACGTTCGACGGCACCGGGCTGGCGCTCGCGCCGGCCGAGGCCCGCGTCCGTCAGGGCTTTCTCGAGGGCTCCAACGTCGACGCCGTCGGCGAGATGGTCGAGCTCATGAACCACGTCCGGCTCTTCGAGAGCCAGCAGAAGGCGCTCCGCACCACCGACGAGACGCTCGGCGCCGTCACCCGCGACCTCGGCACGTTCTGA
- a CDS encoding flagella basal body P-ring formation protein FlgA, with protein sequence MTRLGLLLALLAAPAASATEADVVAAAEAAVADVWPDAEVRVVRLSGGAEAAPPPLRVRFRDAAPRGRVSAEVEAQEPDGTWAPAGWAYLEVAVFETAPVLITDVDRGEPVAGAVRLDRVETTRLSAVLPADALGAGWTAARSLRAGTVLTGRLVEAPAAAETGDALRVRYARGAVAVTLDCEARERGALGETVRAVCAATGATYRVQLTAPGEGDWTATL encoded by the coding sequence ATGACCCGGTTGGGCCTCCTGCTCGCGCTCCTCGCCGCCCCGGCCGCCTCGGCGACCGAGGCCGACGTGGTCGCGGCCGCCGAGGCGGCCGTCGCCGACGTCTGGCCCGACGCCGAGGTCCGCGTCGTCCGCCTCAGCGGCGGGGCCGAGGCCGCGCCGCCCCCGCTCCGCGTCCGGTTCCGGGACGCGGCCCCGCGCGGGCGCGTCTCGGCCGAAGTGGAAGCGCAGGAGCCCGACGGCACCTGGGCGCCCGCCGGCTGGGCCTACCTCGAGGTCGCCGTGTTCGAGACCGCGCCGGTCCTGATCACCGACGTCGATCGAGGGGAGCCCGTCGCCGGTGCGGTCCGCCTCGACCGCGTCGAGACCACCCGCCTGTCCGCCGTTCTCCCCGCCGACGCGCTCGGTGCGGGCTGGACGGCCGCCCGGTCGCTCCGCGCCGGGACCGTCCTCACCGGCCGGCTCGTCGAGGCCCCGGCCGCGGCCGAGACCGGCGACGCCCTCCGCGTCCGCTACGCCCGCGGCGCCGTGGCCGTCACGCTCGACTGCGAGGCCCGCGAGCGCGGGGCCCTCGGCGAGACCGTCCGCGCCGTCTGCGCCGCCACCGGCGCCACCTACCGCGTCCAGCTCACCGCGCCCGGCGAGGGCGACTGGACCGCCACCCTCTGA
- the flgI gene encoding flagellar basal body P-ring protein FlgI encodes MRPLLVILLLAALAADAPAQTTASARLKDLVVPAGAAPVQLTGYGIVVGLDRTGDRARGRSGAPYTVQSIANMLQRFGIAVDPQHLGSRNAAAVMVTATLDPFAGPGSSVDVTVASLGDARSLSGGVLLQTPLQDMLSGGEVYAMAQGPVLTGTLLADAAGTSARTGPTNTGRVPSGGIVRLTAGTALPTGALDLVLRDPDFTNAAAISEAVNAAFPGAANTVHAGLVRVEVPAEAGGPAGLMAALEGLRVGVDVPARVVVNERTGTIVAGGAVSIAEVMITYGSLTISTAVDPAISQPGPFSRNGETVAVPVGSVDIDEAPARSVVLQPNTTVAELAAALNELGLAARDVIAVFQAIDRAGALQGELVVL; translated from the coding sequence ATGCGCCCGCTCCTCGTCATTCTCCTCCTGGCGGCCCTCGCCGCCGACGCCCCGGCCCAGACGACCGCCAGCGCCCGGCTCAAGGACCTCGTGGTCCCGGCCGGCGCCGCGCCCGTCCAACTCACCGGCTACGGCATCGTCGTGGGGCTCGACCGGACCGGCGACCGCGCACGGGGCCGGTCCGGCGCGCCGTACACCGTCCAGAGCATCGCCAACATGCTCCAGCGGTTCGGGATCGCCGTCGACCCCCAGCACCTCGGCTCGCGCAACGCGGCGGCCGTGATGGTCACGGCCACGCTCGACCCGTTCGCCGGGCCCGGCTCGTCCGTCGACGTGACCGTCGCCTCGCTGGGCGACGCGCGCTCGCTGTCGGGCGGCGTCCTGCTCCAGACGCCGCTCCAGGACATGCTGAGCGGCGGCGAGGTCTACGCGATGGCCCAGGGGCCGGTCCTGACCGGGACGCTCCTGGCCGACGCCGCCGGGACCTCCGCGCGGACGGGCCCGACCAACACGGGCCGCGTGCCGTCGGGCGGGATCGTCCGCCTGACGGCGGGGACGGCGCTCCCGACGGGCGCGCTCGACCTCGTCCTCCGCGACCCCGACTTCACGAACGCCGCCGCCATCTCCGAGGCCGTCAACGCGGCGTTCCCGGGGGCCGCGAACACGGTCCACGCCGGGCTCGTCCGGGTCGAAGTGCCCGCCGAGGCGGGCGGGCCGGCCGGGCTGATGGCCGCGCTCGAAGGGCTCCGCGTGGGCGTCGACGTGCCCGCGCGCGTCGTCGTCAACGAGCGGACCGGGACGATCGTGGCGGGCGGCGCCGTCTCCATCGCCGAGGTCATGATCACGTACGGCTCGCTGACGATCTCGACGGCCGTCGACCCCGCGATCTCCCAGCCCGGGCCGTTCTCGCGCAACGGCGAGACGGTCGCCGTGCCCGTCGGCAGCGTCGACATCGACGAGGCGCCGGCCCGGTCGGTCGTGCTCCAGCCGAACACGACGGTCGCCGAGCTGGCGGCGGCGCTCAACGAGCTCGGACTGGCGGCCCGCGACGTGATCGCCGTGTTCCAGGCCATCGACCGCGCGGGCGCGCTCCAGGGCGAGCTCGTCGTCCTCTAG
- a CDS encoding T9SS type A sorting domain-containing protein → MRPLLLLALLAPAVAAQTTFTVTTVADAGPGSLRAAIVDANNAPNGDGQDVIAFDIPGGGPHTIRPLSQLPSVLEPVVIDGLTQQGADCETWPATLQIVLDGQQAGSDIEGIQIERGGGATVRGLVIHRFSSDGFDVEGAGGNTFECNFVGTDVTGTMAMPNGDDGFDVASSDNVIGGASPSARNLISGNTTDGVDVDGYNELGQDDVALRNVIQGNYIGVAVDGESPLGNGDDGVELQFGAADSVVGGTEPGEGNVIAYSGDNGVQIEEASSVRNRILGNAIFENGSLGIEIKPDGRTPNDPGDGDSGPNDRQNFPVLDAATTYSNTTTTTITGTLSSRPNGTYRVELFANGAVDPTGYGEGEAFLGAAEVTTGPDGDAPFSIELAEPVDPGLYVTATATDANGNTSEFSEAIDVDAVDNVATENGPGAALGLALTPNPAATGVAVSFDVAQTGAVEVSIVDLLGRVVRQLASARAAGRQTVPVPVEGLPAGVYIVRVSTTETFAALPLTVAR, encoded by the coding sequence ATGCGCCCCTTGCTTCTCCTCGCCCTCCTCGCCCCGGCCGTCGCGGCCCAGACCACGTTCACGGTCACGACCGTCGCTGACGCCGGACCGGGCTCCCTCCGCGCGGCCATCGTCGACGCCAACAACGCGCCCAACGGCGACGGCCAGGACGTCATCGCGTTCGACATCCCAGGCGGCGGCCCGCACACGATCCGGCCGCTCTCGCAACTGCCGTCGGTCCTCGAGCCCGTCGTGATCGACGGGCTCACGCAGCAGGGGGCCGACTGCGAGACGTGGCCGGCCACGCTCCAGATCGTCCTCGATGGGCAGCAGGCGGGCAGCGACATCGAGGGCATCCAGATCGAACGCGGCGGCGGCGCGACCGTCCGCGGGCTCGTCATCCACCGGTTCTCCAGCGACGGGTTCGACGTCGAGGGCGCGGGGGGCAACACGTTCGAGTGCAACTTCGTCGGGACCGACGTGACGGGCACGATGGCCATGCCGAACGGCGACGACGGGTTCGACGTGGCCTCATCGGACAACGTGATCGGCGGGGCCTCGCCCTCCGCCCGCAACCTCATCTCGGGCAACACGACGGACGGCGTCGACGTGGACGGGTACAACGAGCTCGGCCAAGACGACGTGGCGCTCCGGAACGTCATCCAGGGCAACTACATCGGCGTCGCAGTCGACGGCGAGAGCCCTCTCGGCAACGGCGACGACGGGGTCGAGCTCCAGTTCGGCGCGGCCGACTCGGTCGTGGGCGGGACCGAGCCGGGCGAGGGCAACGTGATCGCCTACAGCGGCGACAACGGCGTCCAGATCGAGGAGGCGTCGAGCGTCCGCAACCGGATCCTCGGCAACGCCATCTTCGAGAACGGCTCCCTCGGGATCGAGATCAAACCCGACGGGCGGACGCCCAACGACCCCGGCGACGGCGACAGCGGCCCGAACGACCGACAGAACTTCCCCGTCCTCGACGCGGCCACGACCTACTCCAACACGACGACGACGACGATCACGGGGACGCTCTCGTCGCGACCGAACGGGACGTACCGGGTCGAGCTGTTCGCCAACGGCGCGGTCGACCCGACCGGCTACGGTGAAGGCGAGGCGTTCCTGGGGGCGGCCGAGGTGACGACGGGCCCCGACGGCGACGCCCCGTTCTCCATCGAGCTAGCGGAGCCGGTCGACCCCGGCCTCTACGTGACGGCCACGGCCACCGACGCCAACGGCAACACGAGCGAGTTCAGCGAGGCCATCGACGTGGACGCCGTCGACAACGTGGCGACGGAGAACGGGCCGGGCGCGGCGCTCGGGCTCGCGCTGACTCCGAACCCGGCTGCCACCGGCGTGGCCGTGTCGTTCGACGTGGCGCAGACCGGGGCGGTCGAGGTCTCCATCGTCGACCTGCTCGGCCGCGTCGTCCGGCAGCTGGCGAGCGCGCGGGCAGCAGGTCGGCAGACGGTGCCGGTCCCAGTCGAGGGCCTCCCCGCGGGCGTCTACATCGTCCGTGTGTCGACGACGGAGACGTTCGCGGCGCTCCCGCTCACGGTCGCGCGCTGA
- a CDS encoding flagellar basal body L-ring protein FlgH, which produces MTRVLLLLLVAAPVWAQPVAEPAAEPAPRRPVSLFSDLRAYQAGDLLTVVLAERTSARRQSESSAQATSAVSGAGSSSLGGYFGLDARVGGQRDADSRTVQSDLLSGTITARVVDVDPAGNLAIEGERRLNVDGDVHLMTVRGLVRPADVTTANTVLSYQIAGADVAYQQEGRGPSFLRGRFLTLVGTAAVIVGAVVLGASAAGAAGTP; this is translated from the coding sequence ATGACCCGCGTCCTGCTCCTCCTGCTCGTCGCCGCCCCGGTGTGGGCCCAGCCCGTCGCCGAGCCGGCGGCCGAGCCCGCCCCACGGCGGCCCGTCTCGCTCTTTTCCGACCTCCGCGCCTACCAGGCCGGCGACCTCCTCACGGTCGTCCTCGCCGAGCGGACGTCGGCGCGGCGCCAGTCCGAGAGCTCGGCCCAGGCCACCTCGGCGGTCTCGGGGGCCGGCTCGTCGTCGCTCGGCGGGTACTTCGGCCTCGACGCCCGCGTCGGCGGCCAGCGCGACGCCGACAGCCGGACGGTCCAGAGCGACCTCCTCTCCGGCACGATCACGGCCCGCGTCGTCGACGTCGACCCGGCCGGCAACCTGGCCATCGAGGGCGAGCGCCGGCTGAACGTGGACGGCGACGTCCACCTCATGACGGTCCGCGGGCTCGTCCGCCCGGCCGACGTGACGACGGCCAACACGGTCCTGTCCTACCAGATCGCCGGGGCCGACGTGGCCTACCAGCAGGAGGGCCGCGGCCCGTCGTTCCTGCGCGGGCGGTTCCTCACGCTCGTCGGCACGGCCGCCGTGATCGTGGGCGCCGTCGTCCTCGGCGCGTCCGCCGCCGGCGCCGCCGGCACCCCCTAG